Part of the Pseudomonas lijiangensis genome is shown below.
ATCTGGCTCCTGCTACCAACTGATCATTTAAGAGGGTTCGACGCATGACAACTATCTTTGACCCGATCACCGTGGGCGATCTGCAACTGCCTAACCGCATCATCATGGCGCCACTGACGCGCTGCCGCGCCGACGAAGGCCGTGTACCGAATGCGATGATGGCCGAGTACTACGTACAGCGCGCCTCGGCAGGCCTGATCATCAGCGAAGCCACTTCGGTCACGCCGATGGGCGTTGGCTACCCGGATACACCGGGTATCTGGTCCAACGATCAGGTTCGCGGCTGGAGCAATATCACCAAGGCGGTACATGGCGCCGGTGGCCGCATTGTCATGCAACTGTGGCACGTAGGGCGTATTTCCCACCCTTCGTACCTGAACGACGAAACACCTGTAGCACCGAGCGCAATCAAGCCAGCCGGCCATGTGAGCCTGCTGCGTCCAAAGTCCGACTTCGTGACACCCCGCGCGCTGGAGCTGGCGGAAATCGGTGATGTGATCGAGGCCTATCGGACCGGCGCAGAAAACGCCAAGGCAGCCGGTTTCGATGGCGTGGAGCTGCATGCTGCCAACGGTTACCTGATCGATCAGTTCCTGCAGACCAGCACCAACCAGCGCAACGACCAATACGGCGGCACTCTGGAAAACCGTGCCCGTCTGTTGCTGGAAGTCACCGACGCAATCATCGAAATCTGGGGCCCGGGCCGTGTCGGTGTGCACCTGGCACCACGCGCCGACCTGCATGACATGGGCGACGACAACCTGGCCGAAACCTTTGGCTATGTAGCGACTGAACTGGGCAAGCGCGGCATCGCATTCCTGTGCTCCCGGGAGAAAGACGCGGACGACAGCCTCGGGCCGCAACTGAAGAAAGCCTTTGGCGGCGTTTACATCGCCAACGAGAGATTCACCAAGGCCAGCGGCAATGCTTGGCTTGCAGCGGGCAAGGCCGATGCCATCGCTTTCGGCGTGCCTTATATCGCCAACCCGGATCTGGTGGAACGCCTGGAAAAGGATGCACCGCTGAACCCGGCCAATCCTGAAACCTTCTACAGCAAGAGCCCGGTCGGTTATATCGACTATCCGCGTCTTTAACAGCAACAAGCGCCATAACCCCTGACCCGAAAGTGTCAGGGGTTATGCATTAATGCAGATTAATCACTTACCAACTTCAGCGGTACCCTGCACATTCCCCTCTGCATCAGTGATCGTGCCATCGGCCAACATCCATCGACCATCCGGGTACTTCACCGAACCATCCTTTAACAACCACGTACCATCTGCATATAGATAACTGCCATCCGGATATTGGATAGTTCCATCGGCATGCACGATAGTACCGTCCACCTTGTGCACGGTGCCGTCAGGCTGAGTGACGGTCTGCTCCTGCTCATTGGCAATATCACCATTGGGATAAGTAACGGTCCCGTTGGAATTGAATACGCTATTGAGCGGATGAACCAGTTGCAGAACCCCTGTTGCCGTATTGGTGACGCTCAATACTGTTTCCAGACGCGATGGCCGTGAAGGCGCTGGAGGCAGGGCTGGAACACCCATGGTCGGTGCCGAGCCACTCGCCACAGGTTTGGGCGGTACGGGAGGACCTGCAGGCCTTTCAGGTTTCGGTTTGACAGGCAGCACAGGCTTGACCGGTGGCTTCGGTGGTTGCACCGGTTTGACCGGAGGTTTGGGTGGCTGCACCGGCTTGACGGGTGGCTTGGCCGGAGGTTGTTGCGCCTTTGACGGAAACTTGGGAGGCTTGGCAGGCGGTTTGACACTTTTGGGTTGCTTTACTCCAACCGAAGATTTTAGCTCCAGACTTGCCAGTCTGGCAGGATTCGTCTTTACATCAAGAACTTCACTGTAACTTTCGGCACTGTCCTCGACAGCAGGAACGGCTTCATCTTCTACGTTTTTCATACTTTATGATTCCTTTCATGATTGAAAATCCTTTTAAAACCACACCTCCACAGTAATAGTTGTAAACAGATATTTGCTAT
Proteins encoded:
- a CDS encoding alkene reductase, giving the protein MTTIFDPITVGDLQLPNRIIMAPLTRCRADEGRVPNAMMAEYYVQRASAGLIISEATSVTPMGVGYPDTPGIWSNDQVRGWSNITKAVHGAGGRIVMQLWHVGRISHPSYLNDETPVAPSAIKPAGHVSLLRPKSDFVTPRALELAEIGDVIEAYRTGAENAKAAGFDGVELHAANGYLIDQFLQTSTNQRNDQYGGTLENRARLLLEVTDAIIEIWGPGRVGVHLAPRADLHDMGDDNLAETFGYVATELGKRGIAFLCSREKDADDSLGPQLKKAFGGVYIANERFTKASGNAWLAAGKADAIAFGVPYIANPDLVERLEKDAPLNPANPETFYSKSPVGYIDYPRL